One window of the Triticum dicoccoides isolate Atlit2015 ecotype Zavitan chromosome 3B, WEW_v2.0, whole genome shotgun sequence genome contains the following:
- the LOC119282410 gene encoding aspartic proteinase oryzasin-1-like, translating into MLYSIQSHICRFHYKQISFLFLTVTILSTHAPQHDDNEHPEKSSAYILKIGDGDATQCMSGFIAMDIRPPCGPIRILGDIFLGAHHAVFDYGNMKVRFAKAA; encoded by the exons ATGTTGTATTCTATTCAATCTCATATATGCCGTTTCCATTACAAACAAATATCTTTCTTATTTCTCACAGTAACAATTCTCTCAACACATGCTCCACAGCACGACGACAACGAGCATCCGGAGAAATCATCTGCG TACATCCTAAAGATTGGTGATGGAGATGCTACCCAGTGCATGAGTGGATTCATAGCCATGGACATTCGTCCTCCCTGTGGACCTATCCG GATCCTAGGCGATATATTCTTGGGAGCCCACCATGCTGTATTCGACTATGGCAACATGAAGGTTAGGTTCGCGAAGGCGGCATAG